Proteins found in one Anaerolineales bacterium genomic segment:
- a CDS encoding gluconokinase: MSQAVILMGVSGCGKSTIGTQLCRRLGWAFIEGDEIHPAENVKKMTSGIPLDDQDRLPWLKRINALLLEKQAEGASVVVSCSALKRKYREILARGVGNLTFVYLMGDYETIFARMQSRDPHYMKADMLRSQFDALEPPDAAEALEISIDQPVEDIVEDIIRGIQRDGD, translated from the coding sequence ATGAGTCAAGCGGTGATATTAATGGGCGTCTCCGGTTGTGGAAAGTCCACGATTGGAACGCAGCTGTGCAGGCGATTGGGCTGGGCGTTCATCGAAGGGGATGAAATTCACCCTGCGGAGAACGTTAAAAAGATGACGAGCGGTATTCCGCTCGACGATCAAGACCGCCTGCCCTGGCTGAAACGCATCAACGCGCTGCTGCTCGAAAAACAGGCTGAAGGCGCCTCGGTAGTCGTGAGCTGTTCGGCCTTGAAACGGAAGTACCGCGAGATTCTCGCCCGGGGAGTTGGGAACCTGACCTTCGTGTACCTGATGGGGGACTACGAAACGATTTTCGCACGCATGCAGAGTCGGGATCCGCATTACATGAAAGCGGACATGCTGCGCTCCCAATTCGACGCGCTGGAGCCTCCGGACGCTGCGGAGGCGCTTGAAATTTCGATCGATCAACCGGTCGAGGACATTGTGGAGGATATCATCCGTGGGATTCAACGGGATGGGGATTGA
- a CDS encoding ATP-binding protein: MSEKIEETLKRLAAATSKGTSPTSSNADRPEEPLGDPGCPLCGGVGYLRADVPLEDPNFGKVEICPCRQPDVRERVRSRLYRFSNLDELKHLTFESFNPEGRHNLPAHQRQSLGNALEAAQKFAHSLDGWLLIQGPYGCGKTHLAAAVANECASLGVPTLFLTVPDLLDSLRFAFNAEDTTFEERFVQIRSAPLLILDDFGTQNATDWAREKLFQILNYRYVNRLPILVTTNLALEQIEGRMRSRLSEPNLVTQVEILAPDYRLDRDQVGTNGISSLELHKEQSFANFNTRDKERLAPEDTRSLKLALEAAVKFSEKPKGWMVITGTYGSGKTHLAAAIANVCASQGHAVVFIQVPDLLDHLRATFNPKSEISYDRRFEEVRAAPILVLDDLGTQATTPWVREKLYQLFNFRYNAELPTVITTADDVDNIEPRIRSRMLDNRLCKIYAITAPSYFVDGTKRKQRKKR, encoded by the coding sequence ATGAGCGAGAAGATCGAGGAGACTCTGAAAAGGCTCGCCGCCGCTACGTCGAAGGGGACTTCTCCGACTTCATCGAACGCTGACCGCCCTGAAGAACCACTCGGCGATCCGGGATGCCCGCTGTGCGGCGGCGTGGGGTATTTGCGCGCCGACGTTCCGCTCGAAGACCCCAACTTCGGCAAGGTCGAAATCTGCCCATGCCGCCAGCCGGATGTACGTGAGCGGGTGCGCAGCCGCCTGTACCGCTTCAGCAACCTGGACGAATTGAAGCATCTCACCTTCGAGAGTTTCAACCCGGAAGGCCGTCACAACCTGCCGGCGCATCAACGCCAATCGCTGGGAAATGCCCTGGAAGCGGCGCAGAAATTCGCCCACAGCCTGGACGGCTGGCTGCTGATCCAGGGACCGTACGGCTGCGGGAAGACGCATCTCGCCGCCGCCGTCGCCAACGAATGCGCCTCTCTCGGGGTGCCCACCCTGTTTCTCACGGTGCCCGACCTGCTCGATTCGCTGCGCTTCGCATTCAACGCCGAGGACACGACCTTCGAAGAGCGCTTCGTACAAATCCGCTCCGCCCCTTTGTTGATCCTCGACGATTTTGGCACGCAGAACGCCACCGATTGGGCGCGTGAAAAACTGTTCCAGATCTTGAACTACCGCTACGTCAACCGCCTGCCCATCCTGGTGACGACCAACCTGGCGTTGGAACAGATCGAGGGACGCATGCGTTCGCGTCTATCGGAGCCCAATCTGGTCACCCAGGTTGAAATCCTGGCCCCGGACTACCGCCTGGATCGCGATCAGGTCGGGACAAATGGAATCTCGTCGCTCGAACTCCACAAAGAACAGAGTTTCGCCAACTTCAACACGCGCGACAAGGAACGCCTGGCTCCGGAAGACACGCGCAGCCTCAAGCTTGCTCTGGAAGCGGCGGTGAAATTTTCCGAAAAACCTAAAGGATGGATGGTCATCACTGGAACTTACGGTTCGGGTAAAACACATCTGGCCGCGGCGATCGCCAATGTTTGCGCCAGCCAGGGTCACGCGGTTGTCTTCATCCAGGTGCCCGACCTGCTCGATCACCTGCGCGCCACTTTCAACCCAAAGAGTGAGATTTCCTATGATCGGCGATTCGAAGAGGTCCGTGCCGCACCAATCCTGGTTTTAGATGATTTAGGAACCCAGGCCACAACCCCCTGGGTTCGAGAAAAACTCTATCAATTATTCAATTTCCGTTACAATGCGGAACTTCCTACGGTAATCACAACTGCTGACGATGTGGATAACATTGAGCCTCGCATTCGCTCGCGGATGTTAGATAACCGCTTGTGTAAAATCTACGCCATCACGGCACCTTCATACTTTGTTGATGGGACAAAACGCAAACAAAGAAAGAAGCGTTGA